ATCGGCGAAGCGTCCGCCCGTGGAAAAGGAATTGGTACCCACGCCATACAGTTCCTCGAAGAGGAAATTCAGAAAGCAGGCTTCAAACGCATTGAATTGGGCGTGTTCGAATTCAATCAACCCGCCCAAAAGTTATACACGAAAATGGGATACTCCGAGATCGGCAGGCTTCCCGGGTTCACATACTGGCAAGGCAAAATGTGGACGGACATCCGCATGGAAAAGTATCTTTAATCGCATGTTCATCAAAGAAAATCAAACAAAAAAGAAATTGAAAGCCGGTCGGCCAGTCTATGGCGTGATCTCCACGACTGACGATCCGCAACTTGCCGAGTTATTCGGTCTTGCCGGTTTTGATTACTACATGCTCGACGCCGAGCACGGACTATTGGACCCCGCCCAAGTCGTGAATGTGATCCGCGCCTGCGAATCTGTGAACATGACCCCCATGGTGCGGATCGGCTCCCCGGATCCCAAACTCGTGCTGCAATATCTCGATGCAGGCATGATGGGCATTATGATGCCGGGACTTGAATCCGCCAGCGATGTGAAAATGCTGATCGACGCTGTGAAGTACCCGCCCATCGGGAAGCGCGGGCTTGGAATCACTCGCGCATCAGGTTATGTCGCGACCGGGGATAAGGCGGTCGAATACATCGATTTTGCCAATGAACAGACGATGGTCATCACTCAATTCGAAGACCCGACTTTGATCGACCGCTTCGACGAGATGATCTCCCAGCCCGGCTTGGATGCCGTCATCGTCGGTCCGCGTGACCTTTCGTTGAATATGGGCTTCAAAGACGGACCCGCTCACCCCGAAGTTCAGTCCATGATCGAACGGGCGATTGCCGTATGTAAAAAAGCGAACGTGGCGGTAGGGATTACTGCGACAACTCGCGAAGTTGCCGAAAAAGAGGTCAGCCGCGGCATGACCATGATCCTCGGCGTTGCTCAGACCCTGGTCCTGGCTGGCTCGAAAGAATTTTTACTCGAAAAGAAATAACTCATGGAGAAACCCCCTTTCGGTTTCGTTCTTGTCTTCCTTTTATTCAGTTTCATCTTTCTTTCGAACAGCTACAAACTGTGGTTCAAGACCGAGGAGTATTACAAAGACCTGTACAACAGCCTTACGAATGAAAAGACACCCTATCCGTTCAAGAACTTCTTTTTAAAGCGGTTGGAAAATAAGCAGAATTGGTTGTTTTGGCAAAAGGCGTTTAGTCTGCTTGGGATCGCGGCGGTTGTGTCCATGGATGTGTTGGTGATGCTGGCGTATTTGGGATGAAAATTTAAACCACAAAGGGGCACCAAGGAATACAGAGGAAAAGGCATAACCTTTGTTACCTTTCGTGAAACTTCGTGGTGAAAAAAGAATTTTTACAAGGAGCCCACTTTGAAAATCATCGCATGTATCAAGCAAGTCCCCGACTCGGAAGCGAAAGTTAAAGCCGAGGGCGGGCAGGTCTCATGGGGGGACGCGCCGCTGGTCATCAACCCGTTCGACGAATATGCGGTTGAAGGCGCGCTTCAGCAGAAGGAAGCCCATAATGGAACGGTCACAGCCCTGTGCATCGGACCCGAATCCGCGAAAGAGGCGCTCAAGCATGCCCTCGCCATGGGCGCGGATGAAGCCGTCCTCGTTTCGGACCCGGCGCTCGAAAACATCGATACCGTTGGCGCGGCGAAGGTTCTGGCGGCGGCGATCCAAAAGATCGGCGGCGCGGATATGGTCACGTTCGGGCGGCAGACCCTCGACAATGGCGCAGGGCTCACCCCGGCGCAGACAGCCAGAGTCCTCGCGTGGCCCATGCTTGGGTGGGTGGGCAATATCAAAGTCGACGGGGGAAGCGTGACGGTTGAACGTGTCCTCGAAGAAGGCAGGCAGATCGTCAAGGCGAACCTGCCCGCCGTGCTCAGCGTGGTGCAAAGCATTGGCGAGCCGCGTTATCCGTCGTTCATGGGAATTCGCAAAGCGTCAAAAGCG
This portion of the Anaerolineales bacterium genome encodes:
- a CDS encoding host specificity protein; this translates as MFIKENQTKKKLKAGRPVYGVISTTDDPQLAELFGLAGFDYYMLDAEHGLLDPAQVVNVIRACESVNMTPMVRIGSPDPKLVLQYLDAGMMGIMMPGLESASDVKMLIDAVKYPPIGKRGLGITRASGYVATGDKAVEYIDFANEQTMVITQFEDPTLIDRFDEMISQPGLDAVIVGPRDLSLNMGFKDGPAHPEVQSMIERAIAVCKKANVAVGITATTREVAEKEVSRGMTMILGVAQTLVLAGSKEFLLEKK
- a CDS encoding electron transfer flavoprotein subunit beta/FixA family protein, with translation MKIIACIKQVPDSEAKVKAEGGQVSWGDAPLVINPFDEYAVEGALQQKEAHNGTVTALCIGPESAKEALKHALAMGADEAVLVSDPALENIDTVGAAKVLAAAIQKIGGADMVTFGRQTLDNGAGLTPAQTARVLAWPMLGWVGNIKVDGGSVTVERVLEEGRQIVKANLPAVLSVVQSIGEPRYPSFMGIRKASKANIPVWSLSDLGIPAPAAVVTRSELINPPVQETAIEMITGETPAEIAEKLADKIIAEKVL